From the Clupea harengus chromosome 15, Ch_v2.0.2, whole genome shotgun sequence genome, one window contains:
- the LOC122133550 gene encoding C-C motif chemokine 4 homolog has product MGPDVCCFKYYTKRFPVKRVRSYKKTNPNCPKKGVIFITVRGKKVCANPNVQQTKDIMEKLDKLW; this is encoded by the exons ATGGGACCGGATGTATGCTGTTTTAAATATTACACGAAGCGGTTCCCCGTGAAAAGAGTTCGATCCTATAAAAAAACCAACCCCAACTGCCCTAAAAAGGGGGTGAT CTTCATCACTGTGAGGGGCAAGAAGGTGTGTGCCAACCCAAATGTCCAGCAGACCAAGGACATTATGGAGAAACTGGACAAGCTGTGGTAA